The Streptomyces rimosus genomic interval GCGGGCGATCGCCCCGGTCCGTACGTGGTCCAGCAGTTCCCGCCGCGGGGAGTCGTCGTCGCGCGTTACGACGGACACGGTGGGCGACACGAGCTGCTGGAGCAGCTGGTCGAAGGTGTAGCCGGTCAGCTCCTGGGCGTCCAGGGACGCGGGCATACAGGCGGCGGCATAGGCGTACACGGCCGCGTAGTGCCGGTGGTACAGCTCCCGGAAGTGCCCCACCCGGCCTCCGCGTACCGCGCGTATCAGAGCGGCGTCGGGCAGGTCGTGGCGCGGTGGCCGCGGGCCAAGGAGGTCGGGCACGGAGAACACCCCTCGTTTCCGGTGACGGGCCGCCCGGGGCCGCCGGGGACGCTCGCCGCTCGTACGGGCGCGGCCGGCCGCCGGGCACAGGGGCACGATGGTGCCCCGTCCGTACCGGCGGACCGCGGAATCTGTCCGGACGGGACAAGAAAAGACGCCGTTCACCGGCCGCTCCCCGCGCCGCATAGGGTGGCCGGATGCAGGAGCAGTACCGGACTCTCGCGCGCGAGGGTGTTCACGAGATCGAGATCAACAAGTCCCGCTTCATCTGCTCGCTCGCCCCGGTGGCGACCGAGACCGAGGCCCAGGACTTCATCGCGCGCGTCCGCAGGGAGCACCCCACCGCGCGGCACAACTGCTTCGCGTACGTCCTCGGGGCCGACGGCGGGGTGCAGAAAGCCAGCGACGACGGTGAGCCGGGCGGTACCGCGGGGGTGCCGATGCTCCAGATGCTGGTGCGCCGTGAGGTCCGGTACGTCGTCGCGGTCGTCACCCGCTACTTCGGCGGCATCAAGCTGGGCGCCGGCGGCCTGATCCGCGCGTACGGGGGTGTGGTCGGCGAGGCCCTGGACGCGCTGGGCACGGTGACCCGGCAGCGCTTCCGGCTGGTCACCGTCACGGTCGACCACCAGCGCGCGGGGCGGGTGGAGAACGATCTGCGGACCACGGGGCGCGCGGTGCGCGAGGTGACGTACGGGGCCGACGTACGGATCGAGGTCGGGCTGCCGGAATCCGACCTGGACGCGTTTCGCGCCTGGCTGGCGGATACGACGGCGGGC includes:
- a CDS encoding YigZ family protein, which produces MQEQYRTLAREGVHEIEINKSRFICSLAPVATETEAQDFIARVRREHPTARHNCFAYVLGADGGVQKASDDGEPGGTAGVPMLQMLVRREVRYVVAVVTRYFGGIKLGAGGLIRAYGGVVGEALDALGTVTRQRFRLVTVTVDHQRAGRVENDLRTTGRAVREVTYGADVRIEVGLPESDLDAFRAWLADTTAGTAGLEMGGEAYG